Proteins found in one Amblyraja radiata isolate CabotCenter1 chromosome 15, sAmbRad1.1.pri, whole genome shotgun sequence genomic segment:
- the LOC116980971 gene encoding interferon-induced protein with tetratricopeptide repeats 5-like — MNTMSSRMGGLLKEKLDQLQCHFTWGPQKETIDLDDMVYRLQDAIIFANKYQAASYNQLAFVNCLQGNSEEAIQNLLEAEKILRENHKAAFERNSIITYGNYAWVHYHMGQLAKAQSYLDKLEMICKPLTDGPRYTAMIPEVYGEKGWSLLSSAAPYYEEAMECFEKALEEDPNNTEWIMGKATVLFRLEAFSGTPESHECSQSVKYLRRVLELDPDDSMAMVLLALKLQELSRKEEANKLVEQALQKRSKDPYVLRYSAKFYREERAVEKASILLKQALELTPHSCFIHHQIGICYKIKLENLGDRNPRRPATQQQTELISQCKYHFGKASECRPRSAIRPMLDLAKVYIINGEYSKAEEIYNNLVKLEDIRPENAQQICLQAGSYELYEKRSESSAISLFLKGVKIEYNSKERKKCKEKLEKWADKKLRYAPHDSRALGVRGLMYQLDGNKSKAIEYFEKALKIDHENEEYLSALSELRLSD, encoded by the coding sequence CAGCAGAATGGGAGGTTTGTTGAAAGAGAAGCTCGATCAGCTTCAGTGTCACTTCACGTGGGGCCCACAGAAGGAGACCATTGACTTGGATGATATGGTGTACAGATTACAAGATGCCATAATCTTTGCAAATAAATATCAAGCCGCATCCTACAACCAACTCGCTTTTGTAAACTGCCTGCAAGGCAACAGTGAGGAAGCTATTCAAAACTTACTGGAGGCAGAAAAGATTCTGAGGGAGAACCACAAAGCTGCATTTGAAAGAAACAGCATCATCACCTATGGAAACTATGCCTGGGTGCATTACCACATGGGACAACTGGCCAAGGCCCAGTCCTACCTCGACAAGCTGGAGATGATCTGTAAACCGCTCACTGATGGTCCTCGCTATACAGCAATGATACCTGAagtgtatggggagaagggatggtCATTGTTGAGTTCTGCTGCTCCATATTATGAGGAGGCTATGGAATGTTTTGAGAAAGCTCTGGAGGAAGATCCCAATAACACAGAGTGGATCATGGGCAAAGCAACTGTTCTGTTTCGTCTGGAAGCATTTTCTGGAACCCCAGAGAGTCATGAATGTAGTCAGTCAGTGAAGTATCTGCGGCGTGTACTGGAGCTAGATCCAGATGATTCAATGGCCATGGTGCTGCTGGCCTTAAAATTGCAAGAACTCAGTAGAAAGGAAGAAGCAAATAAATTAGTTGAGCAAGCATTGCAGAAGCGCAGTAAGGATCCATATGTGCTTCGTTATTCGGCAAAATTTTACAGAGAGGAAAGAGCAGTGGAGAAAGCAAGCATTCTATTGAAGCAAGCGTTAGAATTAACTCCACACTCGTGTTTCATACACCACCAAATTGGAATATGTTATAAAATTAAACTGGAAAACCTCGGTGATAGAAATCCTCGCAGACCCGCAACTCAGCAGCAAACTGAGTTGATCAGTCAATGTAAATATCACTTTGGAAAAGCCTCTGAGTGCCGTCCAAGGTCAGCTATTAGACCAATGCTGGACTTAGCCAAGGTTTACATAATAAATGGAGAGTATTCTAAGGCagaggagatctacaataatctgGTGAAATTGGAGGACATCCGTCCAGAAAACGCACAGCAGATATGTTTACAGGCTGGGTCATATGAACTGTATGAGAAACGATCAGAATCAAGTGCCATCAGCCTATTTCTGAAAGGGGTGAAGATTGAATATAATTCAAAAGAACGGAAAAAGTGTAAGGAAAAATTGGAGAAGTGGGCAGATAAAAAACTTCGCTATGCTCCACATGACAGCAGAGCTCTTGGTGTGAGAGGGTTAATGTATCAGCTGGATGGGAACAAGTCCAAGGCTATTGAATACTTTGAAAAGGCCTTGAAGATTGATCATGAGAATGAAGAATATCTGAGTGCTCTTTCAGAATTACGTCTTAGTGATTGA